The Dasypus novemcinctus isolate mDasNov1 chromosome 13, mDasNov1.1.hap2, whole genome shotgun sequence genome segment AGCGGCCCGGCTTCTCCGGGGGCGGAGCACGGCGCCGCGCATGCGCCAGGACGGGCCGGACGGGGCAGGGGGCGCGTGCTCTGTGGGCTGGATGTCAGGGTTCCGGGCGCTTTTCGGACTCGGGTTGCTGGTTGCTGGCTCGCGCCTGTCGCGTGTCCGGGCCCAAGCCAGCACTTGCCACGGGAGACCCACCTGGTGGGGGCAGCAGCGGCTGAACTCGGGGGGCCTCGGGCACCCAGGGACCATGGCGAGCGCTGCGGTGAAGTTGCTGAGGTGGGGGAGGCTCCGGGCCGCCCGACTGTTTTTTCTCCCGGGGGCGGGGTCTGGGGTGGCGGCGCCACCTGCGCGATGGAGCTCGAGGGCGGACACTCACCAGTTTTCCCTCAGCCAGGAGGAGGCGCAGGCCGTGGACGAGGAGCTATTTAACCAATACCAGTTCAGCGTGGACCAACTTATGGAGCTGGCTGGGCTGAGCTGTGCCACAGCCATTGCCAAGGTCAGTGGCACAACCCTCGACCCCTGGAGAAGCGGCTGACGGATAACCGGAGGAACGAGGGTAGAGTCACTGCCCAAGCTTTTGGTCAAGGCACAAAGgcgtgggggtgggatggggtgaggAACAACTAGACCAAACCTGGTCTTAGAGCCCAAAGCCCCTTCGAATCCCTTTTGATTCTGTCCTCAGGCATATCCCCCCAAGTCCATGTCCAGGAGCCTCCCTACTGTCCTGGTCATCTGTGGTCCCGGGAATAATGGAGGAGATGGCCTCGTCTGTGCTCGACACCTCAAACTCTTTGTGAGTATGTGGAGGCTGTGGGAGAGGGCATGAGAATTATAGGATCTGGGGTTGAAGTACCCCTTTGCTTTCCTCCTAAGGGCTACCAGCCTGCTATCTATTACCCCAAAAGGCCCAACAAGCCACTCTTCTCTGCGCTGGTGACTCAGTGTCAGAAAATGGACATCCCTTTCCTGGACGAAATGCCCCCAGAGGTAAGAGCTCACCGCCCCATTTTCCCAATAGCCCCTGCCTATGAACTGCCCGTCCCTCACTTGGTTATCTTCCTAGCTAAACTATAAACTCCCAGAGAACAGGATAGCACCTACCACAGAAGGTGCCTAAAAGGTCCTGTTTGAATACAGCAGGTTTAGAGTCTTCTCTGTAAGGTGTGCTCAGTTAGTCCCCAACACCACCTTTTCTAAAGCTTCCTTTCCCATCTTCTCCCCTGATCACTCCTTCCACTCTATGGTTCAGTTCCTCTTCCCCTAGCATGCAGTAAACGCATTCTCTGCTCCTCTCAGGGCTATTTTCTTGCCTCATCCTAACCTTTTCTGCAGATGCATGTATTTAGGAATATAAACTTgagaatttcttctttaaaacacattttacagatgaagagactgaggtGCACAGAAAGGAAGTGGTTTGCCAAAAGTCACAGAATCAGATCATGGCAAAGCTGACACCAGAAGAGCCTTCCTGACTCCCAGTCTTGGGCTATTCCTCTGTAGCCTCCCCAGTGGCAGGAAGGCACTGGAACAGAACACGTCTGGTCTCCACTTGGCCTGAGTCAGTGACCAACTCACACTTTTTTTTCTAGGCCACAGAATAATGCTCTCTGAATGAGAGAAAACCACTTATGCCTCTGTGAATGGTCTTTGGTCTGTACGTGCAGAGGACAGCCCTCTCCAGTGAAGGGTCTTTATGCAGCTGATTGCCCTaacatcctttccttttcctctccatCACAGCCTATGCTGATTGATGAGCTGTATGATCTGGTGGTGGATGCCATCTTTGGCTTCAGCTTCAAGGGTGATGTTCGGGAACCATTTCGGAGCATCCTAAGTGTCCTCAGTGGACTCACTGTACCTATTGCCAGTATCGACATTCCCTCAGGTGCTGGGCCCAAaggcctggggggctgggggtggaggtgagAATCAGGGCAGGTACCTAGAAGTCCTGATTCTTGACCCAAAGCTCAGACCAAGTTAAAGTAATTTGAGTCTGAAGGGGTAGGGTATGGCTTTATGGATCTCATTTTGGGGCTGGGGAGCAGAGAGTTCAGGAGCCCCCTTTACACACCAAGCCCATGAAGGGATCAAAATCTTGGGGTTTCTGGAGCACCTAGGACAAGAGTTCCTCAGATGGGGATCAAGGGGGTTGGACATCTGTGCCCTCTGACACACTCTTCCTGAATACCTCCCTCTTTTCAGGATGGGATGTGGAGAAGGGAAACTCTGACGGGATCCAGCCGGACTTGCTCATCTCCCTGACAGCACCCAAAAAGTGTGCAACCCTTTTTACTGGTCGCTACCACTACTTGGGGGGCCGTTTTGTGCCACCTGCTCTGGAAAAGAAGTATCAGCTGAATCTACCACCCTACCCTGACACTGAGTGTGTGTATCGTCTGCAGTAAAGGAAGATAGGTGGGCATTCTTCCCCACCTAgtgcctctctcccccacccccagaaccGTGGAGTTCTGGGAGCTCTTCTGGCAATAAAGGTTAACAGGTGGCTAGAGCCAGAGAGCAACACTGGAGGTATTGTGCGATCTCTGTGGGGGGAACACAACAGGTGGAGGGGCTGATAGGGTGTTTGGGGGCGATGAAAATTTGACTGTTAGATGCCAAAATGGGCTTCCAAGTAAGGTGTGCTGTCCTTTACACACGTGTTTCTTACCTATTTGGGATGCAGACAGGGAGCTGGATGAGGTTCTCTAAGCATTCTTCCATTTAAGTGTAGCAAGACTATAGGTTAAACAGAAGGACTTCCTTTAAGGACCTCCAAGGAAAATCTCCTAGTTTCTATTCAGCACCTGCCCTAGAGACCTAGACTGGGAATAGAGAGGCCAGTCAGGACTTACATATAGGCTTGAAGCCCAAACTGATGTTTATTCAATTATTTGGTATAGTAAATGTTAGAGACTAGTGACCTGTGGGATGAATTCAGCTCATAGAtcaaaaatgtgtttttcttagcctgcacaatatttaaaaatgagaacttTTCACATGTCTGTATTTTCAGTTTCTTACAGCGGAGTTGCCCCTTCAAAAGGTATCTGTTCCTGTTCCCCACAGGCAACACTCCTTGTCCCTTAGCTTCCTACTCCTGTAGACACGAGTTTATGATCTAAGGATTAGAAGCTGCAAAGGGGACCACACCTGCTCCCTAATGAAGGCATGGCTCTACCACTCTCCTCTCAACAGTCTAGTGCTCTGGAGCTCAAGTTCCTCCTTGGGAGGGACTTCTCACTGAGAGGAGTACAAAAAACCTTCATCTACCCAGGTCTCTAAGGTTCCAACTCCTGAAAAGGAATTGGCTGAGTGTCAGACATCTctcttcttctgtttgtttttagttcTGTGGCTAGTGATGATTCCagctctttcctctgggtgctgctgccttcttttcttacctcttttgccaAGGCCAGTGTGTGCACTCCTTTCTATATCCCTAGTCCGGCCAACCACTGCAGGCTCCTCTTCCCCTTCATCCCTTACATCTAAGACCTCCTCTTGATGCtgccattttttcttcttgtttctcctGCGTCTCAGGTCGGTACGTGCTCTGCTGTCTGCTTCCCCGGTACTACCATCTACAGCAGGCTCAAGTTCTTCATCCTCTATTTTTGCATCCTCTTCCTCATGCTGCCTCCTCCTCTTACTTCTGCTGCATAGGTCATTGTATGCTATGCTCTCTACCCTTTCTGTCCTGAGACCACCTGCAGCCTCCTTACCACCTCCTCTTTCATCCAagacctccacctcctccacatGCTGCcgcctcttcttcttccttttcctgagAGGCTGATCACTTTGCTCTCTGCTCTTCAATTCCTCAAGCCCACTTGTTCCTGCAGCCTCTTCCTCATTGCTTAAAGTCCCCTCTCTCTCATTTGAGAGCTTTTCTTCATGATGTCGCCTTTTCTTCTTGGTTTTCCTGCTGCTCTGGTCAGTGTGTTCTGGGTCCTTTCCTTTCCTGTTCCTTTCAGTTGCGGCAACCTCCACTCCCTCtttttgcttccttttctttttcttttttttggggggctCACTCTCAGACTGTTGTTGAGGGTCCCCAGGGTTCTTGCCTTTGAGATGAGCCAGAAAGGCCTGCTCCTGGGCTTCCAGCCGAGCAAGCTTTGCCTTCATTGTGATCCCAAGACGGGCAGCCCTGAAATAGATGGGGCCCAAGTCAAATTTAGGATATCAGGAGAAATGGGCCTAATCCCTGGGACTACAGGGAAAGTTGGGGGCAGGGGGATGCTTCATCTCAGGCAAGAAATAAGTAGGGAGTAGAAATGATATCCCTGGGATGAAAAGAATCAAGACACTGGCACATTATCAAGGATGAACCATCCTCAAGGATGGGGAGAAAGAAGGGAACCCTAGGAGCCAACCACTACTTACTTGTGTGCTGTTCGCCCCTCGCAGGCTTGGAGCAGCATCTCATCAGTCagactgagggcagggagagatcAGGAGTTACAAACAGATCTGTTGGGAAGGCTTGATCTCTCCTCCCATCTAAAAACATTCCTTCAATACTCAGTTCTTGTTCAGGACCTGGCACTTTTTTAGGTGCTGAAGATATAAAAATTAGTATGACACAGTTCCACTCCCCAAGAAACCCATGGTCAAGCATTAGTCTTGGTCCTCTGTCTCGAGATCTAAGGGCATCTCCTTCCATATACCCCTTGTACAAAAATCGAGTCTCACATTTTGGGGGGCTTGGGGCCCTGATTGTCATCCTCACTGCAGCTCTCCAAGTCCTTGTCTGGCTTCTCTCCACCTGAAGTCAGTGTAGCCATCTACAAAAGGGTAGACAAGCCCACTAAACACCACTGTCATCCATGTTCCCTTCTGGAAGCCCTCCAGGAATTCACAGCCATAGGCACAAATTTTCCAGCCACCATCAGTGCTCCTCATAGACCCATAGAGAAGGTGTGCCATCCTGCATACACCAGCTTGGGCAGAAGGTGGGCTGCAGTTGCTGGGAGAGGGAGCAGCCTGTGGGCAGAATGAGGAAGAGGAAGTACTCTGGAAAGGGGCAGTGGATGGACTCTTACCCTCAAGGGATGGGCTCTGGGTCATCAGGCCTTCATGGTGGGACAAGTGTCCCCTGATGGTCATCCCATGGTGtcaataatgaatgaataaagatggCATTCTCACCCAACACCTATTACATTAGCTTCACTTAACCAGATCTGAGAACCTATTATGTGCCAAGGGCCTAGGAATACAGAGTGAAATAAAAGGAGATGGAATCTACATGTGGGGGGAGAGAGTAGCAGAACAGAAAATTGTGATGGAAATATTGCCTATGCTAGGGGAGGGGTACCTAACTCCGACTTCAGGATTCAGTGAAGGGTTTCAGGAGGTAAATAATGTGTAAGCTGAACTCTGAAAGACAAGAACAAGTCAGCAGGTAAAGGGAGAAGAAtcttccaggcagaaggaatagcATGTGAAAAAATCTGAAGGTGGAAGAGTATGATactttcaaagaaaagaaaacattctatCTAGCCAAAGTGTAAATGAagatcctggagagaaatgacAAGAGATGAGACCGGAGAAGAGGGCAGGGACTAGGCCTGAAGGGTCATGTAAGCTGTGATAGTCAATCAGGATTCTTGTTGTCTTAGTCAAAGAGGAATTAGTGACATGATGAAATTTGTGTTTTAGAACACTCAGGATGCTTTATGGAGAATGGACTGTTTGGGGTGGGGAATGAGATTAAAGGTGAAAAGTGTGGTTAGGAGGCTATTAAATAAGAGATGATGGTGTGCCCTGGGGAAGTAGATGACAGAGATGTagagaaatgggaaattttactaGATAACATATAAAGCCCTTAACATATAATAGGTGATCCGTAAGCCTTATCTTCCTTCTCTTGGTACAGTATCAGCAGAGGATAATAGAAAATGAGTCTGAAGACCTCTAGCCCTGCCTGCAATTATTAACCAGCTGTGGGTTCTTCAAGTCATTTTCCCCCTTGTGGCTTCATCTGCAAAATAACGGGATGGACCAGATAATCCATCAGGTCTCCTCTGGCTTCTAAGTCCTTTGAACTGAAGACCTCCAGTCAAACCTGGCAACCCTTGACTCAAGGGATGgtgccccacctcccactcctaAGTGCTAACCACTATGCAGATCAGTGGAAACTGAAGACCTCAATTCTTGCTGACAGCAGTCTAAGTGAACAAGAGCAACGCCTTCATAGGATCCCACTGTGTTAGGACAATGTTGAGAATAGGTAAGTTGCATGATGCAATTGTTCAGGCCTTGGGGAGaccagggaaggaaaaaaaggaactttctcatccctcacccccaccccaccctgcctttAATACCTTCACAAACTTTTGATACAGCAGGTTGGGCTTGGGACGATTCTGATTGGTGGTCTCCTTAGAAACATGCTTTATTTGAACTCCATCCTGTGAGGAAGAATCCGTGAGGGGGAGACATGCCATGTCTCCCTCACTCCCACATGTCTCAGGCCCTTGAGTTTCACTGTGCTTATCTCTTAGAGTTCATACCTGCCCAGTTTCCACTATCAAATTGGCCGCAGTCTTGTTGAAGAGCTCATTCCACCAATGGTTTGTGAACTCCTTGGCAGGGTCATGTCCCACCTGCCAGGGGAAGCATATGAGCTCTGAGCAGCTGTCCCACCTGCCCTCAAGGGTCCCCCCTCCTATCCATGCCAATCTCCCTCAGCTTGCCCAGTCTTACCCCATGAGTGTCCTGCTTCAGCGTCACCTTGATGGCCTGAGTGATACCATTCTCCTTCCGGCCCAGGCCTTTGCCTGCAGAAGACAGTGAGTGACTTGGCTCATTCTGCTGCTTGCTCCAAACCCTTACAAGGCAACCCCTTCATACCCTCCACGTTCCACTCCTTGCCATTCCATGTGCCTAATGTTGAAGCATACTTTGCCTCTCCCAGAAGCCCTCCCAGGGCCATTCTTTCTAGCTCCACTCCGTGCAGTCTCCCTGCTTTATCTAAGCCTAAACTGTCTCTTCATAACTTACACACTTCATAACTCTTTGAGGACAGAGGCTatgtttcttcttccctctcaaaGACCTCCTAAACCCTTCTTTCTCACTATCTGCTGTCAAAtttctgccatttctcccttttctggaaaagtcagaaaatttcTTATGCAAATTTCCCTTTAAACTAGCTTTTCCTCCCCCAGAATGATGCTTGGTCAGTCTCTCCCCTGGGCAAAGAGTTGGCAGGGAGTTGGGGGGATGTAGAAGGGGCCCCATGGGGATCACCTTGAGTCCATCCATGCTTTAGCAGCTGCTCCTCAGCAAACTTCATCCCACGACTCTT includes the following:
- the LOC101433623 gene encoding G patch domain-containing protein 4 isoform X1, whose protein sequence is MSVTPEVKSRGMKFAEEQLLKHGWTQGKGLGRKENGITQAIKVTLKQDTHGVGHDPAKEFTNHWWNELFNKTAANLIVETGQDGVQIKHVSKETTNQNRPKPNLLYQKFVKMATLTSGGEKPDKDLESCSEDDNQGPKPPKILTDEMLLQACEGRTAHKAARLGITMKAKLARLEAQEQAFLAHLKGKNPGDPQQQSESEPPKKKKKKRKQKEGVEVAATERNRKGKDPEHTDQSSRKTKKKRRHHEEKLSNEREGTLSNEEEAAGTSGLEELKSREQSDQPLRKRKKKRRQHVEEVEVLDERGGGKEAAGGLRTERVESIAYNDLCSRSKRRRQHEEEDAKIEDEELEPAVDGSTGEADSRARTDLRRRRNKKKKWQHQEEVLDVRDEGEEEPAVVGRTRDIERSAHTGLGKRGKKRRQQHPEERAGIITSHRTKNKQKKRDV
- the LOC101433623 gene encoding G patch domain-containing protein 4 isoform X2 — encoded protein: MSVTPEVKSRGMKFAEEQLLKHGWTQGKGLGRKENGITQAIKVTLKQDTHGVGHDPAKEFTNHWWNELFNKTAANLIVETGQMATLTSGGEKPDKDLESCSEDDNQGPKPPKILTDEMLLQACEGRTAHKAARLGITMKAKLARLEAQEQAFLAHLKGKNPGDPQQQSESEPPKKKKKKRKQKEGVEVAATERNRKGKDPEHTDQSSRKTKKKRRHHEEKLSNEREGTLSNEEEAAGTSGLEELKSREQSDQPLRKRKKKRRQHVEEVEVLDERGGGKEAAGGLRTERVESIAYNDLCSRSKRRRQHEEEDAKIEDEELEPAVDGSTGEADSRARTDLRRRRNKKKKWQHQEEVLDVRDEGEEEPAVVGRTRDIERSAHTGLGKRGKKRRQQHPEERAGIITSHRTKNKQKKRDV
- the NAXE gene encoding NAD(P)H-hydrate epimerase is translated as MRQDGPDGAGGACSVGWMSGFRALFGLGLLVAGSRLSRVRAQASTCHGRPTWWGQQRLNSGGLGHPGTMASAAVKLLSQEEAQAVDEELFNQYQFSVDQLMELAGLSCATAIAKAYPPKSMSRSLPTVLVICGPGNNGGDGLVCARHLKLFGYQPAIYYPKRPNKPLFSALVTQCQKMDIPFLDEMPPEPMLIDELYDLVVDAIFGFSFKGDVREPFRSILSVLSGLTVPIASIDIPSGWDVEKGNSDGIQPDLLISLTAPKKCATLFTGRYHYLGGRFVPPALEKKYQLNLPPYPDTECVYRLQ